The genomic region TTTCATCCcgcaaatatcaaatatgttaaatgttgtgTTCTATATGGATTCATTGcgtttaaaaacattcaattcGAATAATTCACGTTTCCAGACAGTCTGGCTGCCCAATTTACGCTGCCTTGGTGTCATGCTTCCATGCTGTCACGCTGATAGGTTGCCAATTTCACGACGCCAGGTTGCCTGCCAACTATACACTGCAAGGCTGTCGGGCTGCTAGCTTGCGTTGCCACGCTGCCAGGCTGCTGTTACGCTGCAGACTTCACGCTGCAAACCTTACGCGCTGCAGGCTGTTCGACTGCCAATGTGCACGCTGCAAGACTGTTCGACTGCCAATGTGCACGCTGCAAGACTGTTCGACTGTCAATGTGCACGCTGCAAGACTTTTCGACTGCCACTGTGCACGCTGCAAGACTGTTCGGCTGCCAATGTGCACGCTGAAGGACTGTTCGACTGCCACTTTGCACGCTGCAAGACTGTCAGACTGCCAATGTGCACGCTTGAAGACTGTTCGACTGCCAATGTGCACGCTGCAAGGATGTTCGACTGCCAATGTGCACGCTGCAAGACTGTTCGACTGCCAATGTGCACGCTGCAAGACTGTTCGACTGCCAATGTACACGCTGAAAGACTGTCAGACTGCCAATGTGCACGCTGCAAGACTGTTCGATTGCCAATGTGCACGCTGCAAGACTGTCAGACTGCCAATGTACACGCTGCAAGACTGTTCGACTGCCAATGTGCACGCTGCAAGACTGTCAGACTGCCAATGTGCACGCTGCAAGACTGTCAGACTGCCAATGTGCACGCTGCAAGACTGTTCGACTGTCAATGTGCACGCTGCAAGACTGTCAGACTGCGAATGTGCACGCTGCAAGACTGTTCGACTGCCAATGTGCACGCTGCAAGACTGTTCGACTGCCAATGTGCACGCTGCAAGACTGTTCGACTGCCAATGTGCACGCTGCAAGAATGTTCGACTGCCAATGTGCACGCTGCAAGACTGTCAGACTGCCAATGTGCACGCTGCAAGACTGTTCGACTGCCAATGTGCACGCTGCAAGACTGTTCGACTGCCAATGTGCACGCTGCAAGACTGTCAGACTGCCAATGTGCACGCTGCAAGCCTGTTCGACTGCCAATGTGCACGCTGCAAGACTGTCAGACTGCCAATGTGCACGCTGCAAGACTGTTCGACTGCCAATGTGCACGCTGCAAGACTGTTCGACTGCCAATGTGCACGCTGCAAGGCTGTTCGACTGCCAATGTGCACGCTACAAGACTGTCAGACTGCTGACTTTACGCTGCAAGGCTGCCAATTCACTGACATATTCAATTGTCTACGCTATGATTACTTGATCTTAAATTGTACCGTAAATTACACTAGTACTGTAAGCCAAAAATGTTGCCAAATAAAAGCACATTATCTTTAAACTCCGGCCGAAAACTAAAACGAAAGAATtcttaaatgtatgtatattgttgGTTCGTGGTTACTGTTTGGAACTGATTCAATAACTATCAaccattttaaatacttttcagGTAGTCTTGGCGCTGAAGTGTTTATATAGATGCCGTTAGCTGCCTGAAACAGGGGCATCACACCATGTCCAAGCGTTCCAAAGAACTGATGGTTCCGATACGATTTGTGGGGAATTTCAGCGGATAAGGTACTAAAActgattgaaaaaaacatataaaaactaAATTTTGTGCGATTATTAGCTAGTGGAGAATATCTCAATTCAGTTACCTCGTAACATTTATTATATCCCAGATCTTACCATTTTTGAGATCATTCaagcaaacaaacaacaaattgtcaacaatatcaacaaaatataaacaaaaataatccaaaaataagaaactaAACAAGATGGTCATATCTGAGGTCCTGTGTGTATTTAATGTATACTGACCGCATCTAAGCAATGTAACATGTACATGCCATAAATgctaataaaataatgtttgtactaaaggCTAAATGAGGTCGATGTCCATGCTGTACAGTTTCTCCGTCTCATTGGCAACGGCCTTGATGGGGCTTGTGTACAGGTTAAAATGTCTGGGGACCGGGCTGGCCCCGCCCACGGGGGACGACGTCAACTGAGGGCCGGATAGACTGACCGGCTCCTTTGCTGGCGAGGGTATTTCCGGCAACGTGACGTCATTCGCGGTGGTCCTTCCGGAGTTGAGATCATTTTCCGgtgtattcaataaaataacatcTTCAGCCATTTTTGAGACCGTGCCTTCTCCGGGTTCTAGAGTCTTGAATAATGTATCTGAGTTTCCTGTCGCATCAATTTTTGATTTCAGTGTAGCGTCATTGACGCCATCTTTTACAGAGTGTTCTGAGCTGTAGCTTTGTTCGATGTCTGCGTCGTGGATCCTTGCAGTATTTGGGGTGTCGTAACCAAGTCtacttttcatatttattaaccTTTCAACTTCGGGTGTTATAATTACTGGTTTACTATTTGCAGGAATATTTACTCCTTTATGATCCTCCATGGGGTTGTCATGGACACTTGGTGTTGACCGCTCTTTGAAAAAAGTATCGGTTGACATATATGTTGATAGCCCCATTGTATGTGTTGGGGTCTGCAGTTTAATGATATTGAACTGACTTGAGCTCCGTGATGCGCCCGGAGGAGAGCGTCTGTCGTGTTCATGGGTCTCTACATTGGCGTGTGGTGTCGCTTGTGAGGCGTTTGTTATGTTTGCCATTATGCTTTGTGACGGTGACACACTCTGTCGGGACAGGTTTTGTCTGAAAACCGGGGGCGGGGGCGAAGAGGGAAGGTCCTCTGGTAACGGTCTTACCCGGATGTAGTCTTGTGGCGTATGCACTCCGGACTGACTCTTCATACTGCGGGATTTCTGAAATGACGGTACTTGCTCCTCCTCCATGATTGGACTGTGGGAAGGATTCAACATGCTGCTGCTTCTTTTAACACTGGTACTGGACCTGAAAGGTGAGAAGCTGATTCCACCTTTCTGTGCAGGGGATGGAGAGGGACCTAAAACATCCGGCGTTGGGGTCGCCATAGTGAGCTTGAAGTTGTTCGTCTTCGCTCCCGGGAACACGAGCAGGTTCGTCTTTGGCCGAAAGTCTTCCAGAATGGACGTCTCTCTGGGCCCAAGAACGGACCTTGGTGTCATCAATGCGTTCCCAGAGGTTGTGTGCTGCATCGCTTCTATTATCAGATCAGCTGCAAATATTTCACAGAAAGATCAATAGTCTTCGTTAAACCAAACATTCATATTCTTACACGTATGCATAGTTTGTGTTAATTTGATAAATAGTCTTACattatcaatatattgtatGTCATAATCGTTCTGCCCAATTAAATCGATGCTTACGTTCTGGTGTTGGCGGCGGTGTCGGGTCCTTTATAGGTTCAGGAGTTACAGAACGGGGTGTGTTTCGACAGCActtgaaaatgataaacacaGCGACCACCACAAGTATAAGAAATATCGCTAGACCACCTGTAAATAGAACCAATATAAATCTACGACTAGTTATAAGTTATCAAACTGTGTTTCACAAAATGGATAACAATTACACGTGTTATAGTTAGTACCAAGCTAATAAATAAGATTGACCGAAGGTACTTTTTGTTTACATCATCCGTTTTTAGGGACATCGGATAGTATGACCTACAGCGAacacatatttgatatatacaataattgttGTCTTATAAAAACATATCCTTACCAAGGATTGCTGCAATAAGGACCAGGGTGTTGTCATTTGGCTTTTCTGTTGTTGGCGGTTGAGGtgtggtggtggtaatggtgGTGGTCGTCGTTGTCGGTGTCGTTGTTGAAGTGGACGATGACGTAGATGAACTAGTCGATGAAGTCGTTGACGAAGTAGTAGAAGACGTTGTTGATGACGTGCTTGTGCTTGACGTTGTCGACGTTGTACTGGATGTTGTTGACGAAGTTGTGGAGCTTGTTGTCGTGggtgttgtcgttgttgttgatGTAGTTGTCGTTGTTGGAGTAGTGGTTGAAGTTGTTGATGACGTCGTCGATGACGTTGTTGATGACGTAGTGGATGATGTTGTAGAGGAAGTGGTGGAGGATGTGGAAGAAGTAGTAGAACTTGTTGTGGTACTTGTGCTGGTGGTTGTAGGGTCTGAAATTACAAATGCATTATATcacagaaaatatgtttttttatcaaatgttttagTAATAAtctgaaacaattcattaaacaGTCTAATTGATAATAAAAGACAATACATAAACTTATTTGGAGTTACAACTTACCACAGGCAGCTGCAATTGCAAAGCAAAACAGAttagaacattttcaaataattaagtCCTTtcatcatataaaaatatatcaaactatAACCAAATCCAATGCAATCTGAATGATGATGGTTTACTAAATGTACCCACATGTCTCGTATGGTGTTAGGACTATGATAAGGCCCTGTGAGCTCTCCACGAATGTTGAAGTTTGATTCTCCGTGCAACTTCCGGGAGACTGAGACACCTCCACCGTCCCCGACTCCGTCTGCCGGGCGAGCTACAGGGATAGGATATAGAATGTTGTTATTTCGTCTACATAGATTGCTGTACACCAAATATATTCGTGGCTTCCATGTCATGACTACTATGATTTGAAAGGATTTTGGAAAGCTTTAAAGAGTCTCGGGCTACTGCCCTTTGACAATCTACATGTAAACCCTATACAGACCTTAAACTCCCATTACATTTTAGTAACGTaagcttatttttgaaaatgtatatcCATATGACTTTTCTTAACcttctttacattttttaaactccCAGAAATGCATTTATCGCAAGTATGAAATGCAACAAATCTGAAAGTCACTTTAAGTATAATCTAAATTTAGATAACGAACACCTGATCCGCTAGACCATCAGGATTTCCTGATACCAAGCGATATTTTGACATCTTAACCATACATTGATAAAGTCACGTGATAATGTAAATCAACCAATTGCGCAACAACAAATCTGTtcattatatgaaaatagtagTCTTCAAAAACGCTATTTGagcaaacatcaacatttgcAGAAGGGTTCAAGCTTCtggtatacatgtttaaatacgCCTTATGATTTACCACACGTTTTTGTCATACACATTAAAAGtgcttttttacaaaaacatcaGCGAGTACCAATCTGCGATTGTTCCCTAAACAACGTTGctaactttttattaaaaaaaaacttgcatcacatttattttagaaacaggagCTTTATTTCTTTATGTGAAATTTCATTCGAAAATGTTCTGTATTTCTCTATAATATAGAGAAATACAGAACATTTTCGAATGAAATTTTTAAACAGTCCTCAAGTCTATTCCGGCAACTGCTCATGTACTGTTTGCTAAGCGCTATGCTCCACCCACTTACCTACCTCAATAGCATATAGTGAGTCAGTTATATGCTCACTCTTATTTTTTTCCTCTAATTATTTAATCTTAAGTAGCACTGAGGctttaacattgttttgttttgtttttaaattcggGGTTAATATCGCATATAAGTAATAGTTTGATATCATTAAGTTGAATCTTAATGATTAATagtgggcggagtgagcgtagagAAAGaacccttcttaatcatttttaaaattacttcaACATTCAAGTCGTCTAACTGACTTAAAATTCGACCTTATTGGCTAATGCATTATCAACGCAAAACCTAACGCAGGaaatgtgtatcggatgagtggcagtaggcggacctttaaacacccgcgaaagttgacaTCTGTAATGATTAAGCCTTGTACTTTTTGATATGCAagttcattggctgaaaatgcaggttgtattctaaatgatattaaaacctgtcataatgaagaaaaaacacaaatgtaagCCAAACTGTGAATAATCTTGAAAATGatgatcaaatattttcaacCGGTCCTCTCTGGTTATGGGCCTTTTTGACCCCACACCGAATTCCAAGCACAAGGCTGTTAAGTTCCGCTGTGGATTTGTCTTGGGCTCCCTTCgagcagaaaaaaaaatgtctcagAAGTTCGGATTTTAAGTCTATTTGCCATCCGATATAAAGGATATTTCTCCGGAGGAGAGGGGGGGAGTTCGCAGATAAGATATActgctatttttattttatttatttttctaaacacCCTTTTGCATGTTTGATTGCCGATGATGGGGCTGCCTTTCCTGCGCCGGCTAGTGAAGAAATAGTtctacaatattttgtttcaaagtgAATTATTTACTCGTGTtccagtttaaatattttatatacatttatgcaTAACCTTTGTATGGAAGCGTCCAGGTgccaaagtgaaaaatattttccagtatactattaggagatactaactcataattatgacttactaagtcctaattatgagatactatctcgtaattaggagatactatctcctaattacgacttactAAGTCATAATTAGgcgatactaactcataattatgacttactaagtcctaattacgaataatatctcataattaggagatactatctcctaattacgacttattaactaataattataacttactaagtcctaattatgagatactatctcgtaattaggagatactatctcctaattacgacttactAAGTCATAATTAGgcgatactaactcataatt from Mya arenaria isolate MELC-2E11 chromosome 3, ASM2691426v1 harbors:
- the LOC128226346 gene encoding uncharacterized protein LOC128226346, encoding MMTLVPGLVLLVFVAGAGGVGQCNWPATLQDSVWLDSDKGDLNFDTKTMTGLTYIVQGTFPLNTWSCFYYNDNDILIMKASTVVKIFNVYYQPFQCWKLTQITDHSFYYYAQTGKESRVADERIVLRDNKTITDITDADVESRLCPSSPTVPEYHLLVEDSQELAAVQECPGMLLDDFHYSVDGACDQGTEHWESCQDTTTMTFNYTLCATHIAYSIGGSVRCMVTVPYGDSLLVTVYNEDSPSLSTQQFTCFLARQTESGTVEVSQSPGSCTENQTSTFVESSQGLIIVLTPYETYPTTTSTSTTTSSTTSSTSSTTSSTTSSTTSSTTSSTTSSTTSTTTPTTTTTSTTTTTPTTTSSTTSSTTSSTTSTTSSTSTSSTTSSTTSSTTSSTSSSTSSSTSTTTPTTTTTTITTTTPQPPTTEKPNDNTLVLIAAILGGLAIFLILVVVAVFIIFKCCRNTPRSVTPEPIKDPTPPPTPEPDLIIEAMQHTTSGNALMTPRSVLGPRETSILEDFRPKTNLLVFPGAKTNNFKLTMATPTPDVLGPSPSPAQKGGISFSPFRSSTSVKRSSSMLNPSHSPIMEEEQVPSFQKSRSMKSQSGVHTPQDYIRVRPLPEDLPSSPPPPVFRQNLSRQSVSPSQSIMANITNASQATPHANVETHEHDRRSPPGASRSSSQFNIIKLQTPTHTMGLSTYMSTDTFFKERSTPSVHDNPMEDHKGVNIPANSKPVIITPEVERLINMKSRLGYDTPNTARIHDADIEQSYSSEHSVKDGVNDATLKSKIDATGNSDTLFKTLEPGEGTVSKMAEDVILLNTPENDLNSGRTTANDVTLPEIPSPAKEPVSLSGPQLTSSPVGGASPVPRHFNLYTSPIKAVANETEKLYSMDIDLI